The following are encoded together in the Labrus mixtus chromosome 2, fLabMix1.1, whole genome shotgun sequence genome:
- the pdgfba gene encoding platelet-derived growth factor beta polypeptide a isoform X2, whose translation MRSWVLLLLLAALSAARLRLGSAEGDPLPTSLVDLVRNSPISSVDDLKLLLQQETNIIEEEDEHDIPSNHTHGRYTRSLVEAPMAQQAACKVRTEVMEVTRSMLDRRNANFILWPPCVEVQRCSGCCNTRVLQCVPLVTSSRYLQVYKIQYINRKPHYDKAIISVDDHVTCRCQAPSSSSSSSSSSSVSIPRPPILSNPNPPPPQQPPQSSHLLRPVNPSPPKTHSSKADLHRHDDLKHNQQHYNPEERDPVGRQWQQGSYTQLVHWTQPRVNQMPTHLQPGVHQPIVGVLAPVSSWPSEARAEHSIMGSTQSVGHGSGFDGSKEESGTQVANSGGEAHHSDHMQRQQQLLQHQQRQQQLQQQYQYHQQPHYPTQFNPAAAQEQELRTQYRLNAPQSDSASPPAPPTTLPTSEFIPTLPLTTNQKDSVSTQKITTEVTNHKQTETATASQKEGNEREESGSANSGAGVELANQGKTKDSKVISGYGHLTEEERRRLTLETIQRELERETHLHPHHPQQSPKPTTFKTALSTVSPVMSSARQTPFRPASPRRRRRKHRKRISKSAIRAMIM comes from the exons GGTGATCCTCTCCCGACGTCGCTGGTCGACTTGGTGAGGAACTCTCCCATCTCCTCTGTGGACGACCTGAAGCTTCTACTGCAGCAGGAGACCAATATAATAG aggaagaagacgagCATGATATACCCTCCAACCACACCCATGGACGTTACACAAGAAGTCTGG TGGAGGCGCCGATGGCCCAGCAGGCTGCGTGTAAAGTTCGTacagaggtgatggaggtgacaAGGTCCATGCTAGATCGCCGCAACGCCAACTTCATATTGTGGCCACCCTGCGTGGAGGTGCAGCGATGTTCTGGATGCTGCAACACCAGGGTTCTGCAGTGTGTCCCCTTAGTCACTTCCAGCAGATACCTACAG GTGTATAAGATCCAGTACATAAACAGGAAACCCCACTACGACAAAGCCATCATCTCAGTGGATGACCACGTTACCTGCCGGTGCCAAGCTCCttcatcttcctcatcctcttcatcctcatcttctGTTTCGATTCCTCGGCCTCCTATTTTAAGCAACCCCAACCCACCTCCACCACAGCAGCCTCCCCAATCCTCCCACCTCCTGCGGCCTGTTAACCCTTCTCCTCCAAAGACTCATTCTTCTAAGGCCGACCTTCATCGCCATGATGACCTGAAGCACAACCAGCAGCACTACAATCCTGAGGAGCGAGATCCAGTGGGCAGGCAGTGGCAGCAGGGCAGTTACACCCAGCTGGTTCACTGGACACAACCCAGGGTGAACCAAATGCCAACGCACTTGCAGCCAGGGGTGCACCAACCAATCGTTGGGGTGCTCGCACCAGTAAGCAGCTGGCCATCTGAAGCCAGGGCAGAGCATAGCATCATGGGAAGTACACAATCTGTCGGGCATGGCAGCGGGTTTGACGGAAGCAAGGAGGAAAGTGGCACACAAGTAGCAAACAGCGGTGGGGAGGCTCATCATTCAGATCACATGCAAAGGCAGCAACAGTTGTTGCAGCATCAGCAAcgacagcagcagcttcagcaaCAATATCAGTATCATCAACAGCCGCATTATCCAACACAGTTCaaccctgcagcagcacaggagCAAGAGTTGAGGACACAATATCGACTAAACGCTCCACAATCAGACAGCGCCTCTCCACCTGCCCCCCCAACCACACTGCCCACATCAGAATTTATCCCCACCCTTCCTCTCACCACCAATCAGAAAGACTCAGTGTCCACCCAAAAAATTACAACGGAGGTCACAAATCACAAACAGACTGAGACTGCAACAGCCAGTCAGAAAGAAGGGAatgagagggaggagagtgGGTCAGCAAACAGTGGGGCCGGGGTAGAGCTGGCAAATCAGGGGAAGACAAAAGACTCAAAAGTTATCAGTGGGTATGGTCAtttgacagaggaggagaggaggcgacTCACTCTGGAGACTATACAGAGGGAGTTGGAACGAGAGactcatcttcatcctcatcatcctcagcAAAGTCCAAAACCGACCACATTTAAAACAG CGCTCTCCACAGTGTCTCCTGTCATGTCTTCAGCACGGCAGACCCCGTTCCGACCAGCCTCGCCTCGCCgcaggaggaggaaacaccGCAAACGCATTAGCAAGTCAGCCATCAGAGCCATGATCATGTAG
- the pdgfba gene encoding platelet-derived growth factor beta polypeptide a isoform X1, producing MRSWVLLLLLAALSAARLRLGSAEGDPLPTSLVDLVRNSPISSVDDLKLLLQQETNIIAEEEDEHDIPSNHTHGRYTRSLVEAPMAQQAACKVRTEVMEVTRSMLDRRNANFILWPPCVEVQRCSGCCNTRVLQCVPLVTSSRYLQVYKIQYINRKPHYDKAIISVDDHVTCRCQAPSSSSSSSSSSSVSIPRPPILSNPNPPPPQQPPQSSHLLRPVNPSPPKTHSSKADLHRHDDLKHNQQHYNPEERDPVGRQWQQGSYTQLVHWTQPRVNQMPTHLQPGVHQPIVGVLAPVSSWPSEARAEHSIMGSTQSVGHGSGFDGSKEESGTQVANSGGEAHHSDHMQRQQQLLQHQQRQQQLQQQYQYHQQPHYPTQFNPAAAQEQELRTQYRLNAPQSDSASPPAPPTTLPTSEFIPTLPLTTNQKDSVSTQKITTEVTNHKQTETATASQKEGNEREESGSANSGAGVELANQGKTKDSKVISGYGHLTEEERRRLTLETIQRELERETHLHPHHPQQSPKPTTFKTALSTVSPVMSSARQTPFRPASPRRRRRKHRKRISKSAIRAMIM from the exons GGTGATCCTCTCCCGACGTCGCTGGTCGACTTGGTGAGGAACTCTCCCATCTCCTCTGTGGACGACCTGAAGCTTCTACTGCAGCAGGAGACCAATATAATAG cagaggaagaagacgagCATGATATACCCTCCAACCACACCCATGGACGTTACACAAGAAGTCTGG TGGAGGCGCCGATGGCCCAGCAGGCTGCGTGTAAAGTTCGTacagaggtgatggaggtgacaAGGTCCATGCTAGATCGCCGCAACGCCAACTTCATATTGTGGCCACCCTGCGTGGAGGTGCAGCGATGTTCTGGATGCTGCAACACCAGGGTTCTGCAGTGTGTCCCCTTAGTCACTTCCAGCAGATACCTACAG GTGTATAAGATCCAGTACATAAACAGGAAACCCCACTACGACAAAGCCATCATCTCAGTGGATGACCACGTTACCTGCCGGTGCCAAGCTCCttcatcttcctcatcctcttcatcctcatcttctGTTTCGATTCCTCGGCCTCCTATTTTAAGCAACCCCAACCCACCTCCACCACAGCAGCCTCCCCAATCCTCCCACCTCCTGCGGCCTGTTAACCCTTCTCCTCCAAAGACTCATTCTTCTAAGGCCGACCTTCATCGCCATGATGACCTGAAGCACAACCAGCAGCACTACAATCCTGAGGAGCGAGATCCAGTGGGCAGGCAGTGGCAGCAGGGCAGTTACACCCAGCTGGTTCACTGGACACAACCCAGGGTGAACCAAATGCCAACGCACTTGCAGCCAGGGGTGCACCAACCAATCGTTGGGGTGCTCGCACCAGTAAGCAGCTGGCCATCTGAAGCCAGGGCAGAGCATAGCATCATGGGAAGTACACAATCTGTCGGGCATGGCAGCGGGTTTGACGGAAGCAAGGAGGAAAGTGGCACACAAGTAGCAAACAGCGGTGGGGAGGCTCATCATTCAGATCACATGCAAAGGCAGCAACAGTTGTTGCAGCATCAGCAAcgacagcagcagcttcagcaaCAATATCAGTATCATCAACAGCCGCATTATCCAACACAGTTCaaccctgcagcagcacaggagCAAGAGTTGAGGACACAATATCGACTAAACGCTCCACAATCAGACAGCGCCTCTCCACCTGCCCCCCCAACCACACTGCCCACATCAGAATTTATCCCCACCCTTCCTCTCACCACCAATCAGAAAGACTCAGTGTCCACCCAAAAAATTACAACGGAGGTCACAAATCACAAACAGACTGAGACTGCAACAGCCAGTCAGAAAGAAGGGAatgagagggaggagagtgGGTCAGCAAACAGTGGGGCCGGGGTAGAGCTGGCAAATCAGGGGAAGACAAAAGACTCAAAAGTTATCAGTGGGTATGGTCAtttgacagaggaggagaggaggcgacTCACTCTGGAGACTATACAGAGGGAGTTGGAACGAGAGactcatcttcatcctcatcatcctcagcAAAGTCCAAAACCGACCACATTTAAAACAG CGCTCTCCACAGTGTCTCCTGTCATGTCTTCAGCACGGCAGACCCCGTTCCGACCAGCCTCGCCTCGCCgcaggaggaggaaacaccGCAAACGCATTAGCAAGTCAGCCATCAGAGCCATGATCATGTAG